In a genomic window of Nomascus leucogenys isolate Asia chromosome 4, Asia_NLE_v1, whole genome shotgun sequence:
- the NUDT8 gene encoding nucleoside diphosphate-linked moiety X motif 8: MLPDCLSAEGELRCRRLLAGATARLRARPASAAVLVPLCSVRGVPALLYTLRSSRLTGRHKGDVSFPGGKCDPADQDVVHTALRETREELGLAVPEEHVWGLLRPVYDPKKATVVPVLAGVGPLDPQSLRPNSEEVDEVFALPLAHFLQTKNQGYTHFCQGGHFRYTLPVFLHGPHRVWGLTAVITEFALQLLAPGTYQPRLAGLSCSGAEGLAHPKQPLASPCQASSTPGLNKGL; encoded by the exons ATGCTGCCCGACTGCCTGTCGGCCGAGGGCGAGCTGCGCTGCCGCCGGCTGCTGGCGGGGGCCACGGCCCGGCTCCGCGCGCGGCCCGCGTCGGCCGCGGTGCTCGTGCCGCTCTGCTCAGTGCGTGGGGTCCCGGCGCTGTTGTACACGCTGCGGTCCAGCCGCCTGACCGGGAGGCACAAGGGCGACGTCAG TTTCCCAGGTGGCAAGTGCGACCCGGCTGACCAAGACGTGGTGCACACGGCCCTGCGGGAAACCCGGGAGGAGCTGGGCCTGGCAGTGCCCGAGGAGCACGTGTGGGGCCTGCTGCGGCCTGTGTATGATCCG AAAAAGGCCACTGTGGTGCCAGTGCTTGCTGGTGTAGGCCCACTGGATCCCCAGAGCCTCAGGCCCAACTCGGAGGAG GTAGATGAGGTGTTTGCACTGCCGCTGGCCCACTTCCTGCAGACGAAGAATCAGGGCTATACCCACTTCTGCCAGGGTGGCCACTTCCGCTACACACTACCCGTCTTCCTGCATGGACCACACCGGGTCTGGGGCCTCACAGCTGTCATCACCGAGTTtgctctgcagctgctggcaccTGGTACCTACCAGCCCCGCCTGGCTGGCCTGAGCTGCTCAGGGGCTGAGGGTCTGGCCCACCCTAAACAGCCTCTGGCTTCACCCTGCCAGGCCAGCTCCACTCCAGGACTGAATAAAGGTCTTTGA
- the TBX10 gene encoding T-box transcription factor TBX10 — MAAFLSAGLGILAPSETYPLPTTSSGWEPQLGSPFPSGPCTSSTGAQAVAEPTGQGPKNPRVSSVTVQLEMKPLWEEFNQLGTEMIVTKAGRRMFPPFQVKILGMDCLADYALLMDFIPLDDKRYRYAFHSSAWLVAGKADPATPGRVHFHPDSPAKGAQWMRQIVSFDKLKLTNNLLDDNGHIILNSMHRYQPRFHVVFVDPRKDSERYAQENFKSFIFTETQFTAVTAYQNHRITQLKIASNPFAKGFRESDLDSWPMAPRPLLSVPARSHSSLSPCVLKGTTDREKDPNKASASTSKTPARLHHQLLPPPEALLAPATCRPVTYQSLYSGALSHLGIPRTRPAPYSLPNIRADRDQGGLPLPAGLGLLSPTVVCLGPGQDSQ; from the exons ATGGCAG CCTTCCTGTCTGCTGGCCTCGGCATACTTGCACCCTCAGAGACCTACCCCCTACCCACAACCAGCTCTGGCTGGGAGCCCCAGCTGGGGTCGCCATTCCCATCAGGCCCTTGCACCAGCTCTACTGGGGCCCAAGCTGTGGCCGAGCCCACTGGGCAGGGCCCCAAGAACCCACGCGTGTCCAGTGTGACGGTTCAGCTGGAGATGAAGCCTCTGTGGGAGGAATTCAACCAGCTGGGCACTGAGATGATCGTCACCAAGGCAGGCAG GAGGATGTTCCCCCCCTTCCAGGTGAAGATCCTGGGCATGGACTGCCTGGCCGACTACGCCCTGCTCATGGACTTCATCCCCCTGGACGACAAGAGATACAG GTATGCCTTCCACAGCTCGGCCTGGCTGGTGGCAGGCAAGGCAGACCCAGCCACACCTGGCCGCGTGCACTTCCACCCTGACTCGCCGGCCAAGGGTGCCCAGTGGATGCGCCAGATTGTGTCCTTCGACAAGCTCAAGCTGACGAACAACCTGCTGGATGACAATGGCCAC ATCATTCTCAACTCCATGCATCGCTACCAGCCCCGTTTCCACGTGGTCTTCGTGGACCCACGCAAGGACAGTGAGCGCTATGCCCAGGAGAACTTCAAGTCCTTCATCTTCACGGAGACCCAGTTCACAGCCGTGACAGCCTATCAGAACCACAGG ATCACCCAGCTGAAAATCGCCAGCAACCCTTTTGCCAAGGGCTTTAGAGAGAGTGACCTGGACTCCTG GCCTATGGCCCCACGGCCCCTGCTCAGTGTCCCAGCCCGGAGTCACAGCAGCCTCAGTCCCTGTGTGCTGAAGGGCACCACAGACAGGGAAAAAG ACCCCAACAAAGCTTCAGCTTCCACCTCCAAGACCCCTGCTCGGCTCCATCATCAGCTGCTGCCCCCACCTGAGGCCCTGCTGGCCCCGGCCACCTGCAGGCCTGTCACCTATCAGAGCCTGTACTCTGGGGCCCTGAGCCACCTAGGGATCCCAAGGACCCGACCAGCACCATACTCCCTCCCCAACATCCGGGCTGATAGGGATCAAGGaggcctgcctctcccagctggGCTGGGGCTCCTGTCCCCCACTGTGGTGTGCCTGGGGCCTGGCCAGGACTCCCAGTGA
- the ACY3 gene encoding N-acyl-aromatic-L-amino acid amidohydrolase (carboxylate-forming) isoform X1 has protein sequence MCSLPVPREPLRRVAVTGGTHGNEMSGIYLARHWLRAPAELQRPSFSAVPVLANPAATAGCRRYVDHDLNRTFTSSFLNSRPTPDDPYEVTRARELNQLLGPKASGRAFDFVLDLHNTTANVGTCLIAKSSHEVFAMHLCRHLQLQYPELSCQVFLYQRSGEESYNLDSVAKNGLGLELGPQPQGVLRADIFSRMRTLVATVLDFIELFNQGTAFPAFEMEAYRPVGVVDFPRTEAGNLAGTVHPQLQDRDFQPLQPGAPIFQMFSGEDLLYEGESTVYPMFINEAAYYEKGVAFVQTEKFTFTVPAMPALTPDPSPAS, from the exons ATGTGCTCACTGCCTGTGCCCCGGGAGCCCCTGCGTCGCGTGGCTGTGACTGGGGGCACACATGGCAACGAGATGTCGGGCATCTACCTGGCCCGGCACTGGCTGCGGGCCCCCGCAGAGCTGCAGAGACCCAGCTTCTCCGCTGTGCCTGTGCTGGCCAACCCGGCAGCCACAGCTGGCTGCCGCCGCTACGTGGACCACGACCTCAACCGCACCTTCACCAGCAGCTTCCTCAA TTCCAGGCCCACCCCGGACGACCCATACGAGGTGACAAGAGCCCGAGAGCTGAACCAGCTGCTGGGGCCCAAGGCCTCGGGCCGGGCGTTTGACTTTGTCCTTGACCTGCACAACACCACGGCCAACGTGGGCACCTGCTTAATCGCGAAGTCCTCCCACGAAGTCTTTGCCATGCACCTGTGCCGCCATCTGCAG CTGCAGTACCCCGAGCTGTCCTGCCAGGTCTTCCTGTACCAGCGGTCTGGGGAGGAGAGCTACAACCTGGACTCCGTGGCCAAAAATGGATTGG GTCTGGAGCTGGGCCCCCAGCCACAGGGTGTGCTGCGGGCTGACATTTTCTCTAGGATGAGGACCCTGGTGGCCACAGTTCTGGACTTCATCGAACTCTTCAACCAGG GTACGGCCTTTCCTGCCTTTGAGATGGAAGCCTATAGACCCGTGGGCGTCGTGGACTTCCCCCGCACTGAGGCCGGGAACCTGGCAGGCACTGTGcatcctcagctgcag GACCGAGACTTCCAGCCACTGCAGCCCGGTGCTCCCATCTTCCAGATGTTCAGTGGGGAGGACCTGCTCTATGAGGGGGAGTCCACGGTGTACCCCATGTTCATTAACGAGGCTGCCTACTATGAGAAGGGCGTTGCTTTTGTCCAGACTGAGAAGTTCACATTCACCGTGCCTGCCATGCCCGCGCTGACCCCTGACCCGAGCCCAGCTTCCTAA
- the ACY3 gene encoding N-acyl-aromatic-L-amino acid amidohydrolase (carboxylate-forming) isoform X2, with protein MCSLPVPREPLRRVAVTGGTHGNEMSGIYLARHWLRAPAELQRPSFSAVPVLANPAATAGCRRYVDHDLNRTFTSSFLNSRPTPDDPYEVTRARELNQLLGPKASGRAFDFVLDLHNTTANVGTCLIAKSSHEVFAMHLCRHLQLQYPELSCQVFLYQRSGEESYNLDSVAKNGLGLELGPQPQGVLRADIFSRMRTLVATVLDFIELFNQGTAFPAFEMEAYRPVGVVDFPRTEAGNLAGTVHPQLQTRKLKNRG; from the exons ATGTGCTCACTGCCTGTGCCCCGGGAGCCCCTGCGTCGCGTGGCTGTGACTGGGGGCACACATGGCAACGAGATGTCGGGCATCTACCTGGCCCGGCACTGGCTGCGGGCCCCCGCAGAGCTGCAGAGACCCAGCTTCTCCGCTGTGCCTGTGCTGGCCAACCCGGCAGCCACAGCTGGCTGCCGCCGCTACGTGGACCACGACCTCAACCGCACCTTCACCAGCAGCTTCCTCAA TTCCAGGCCCACCCCGGACGACCCATACGAGGTGACAAGAGCCCGAGAGCTGAACCAGCTGCTGGGGCCCAAGGCCTCGGGCCGGGCGTTTGACTTTGTCCTTGACCTGCACAACACCACGGCCAACGTGGGCACCTGCTTAATCGCGAAGTCCTCCCACGAAGTCTTTGCCATGCACCTGTGCCGCCATCTGCAG CTGCAGTACCCCGAGCTGTCCTGCCAGGTCTTCCTGTACCAGCGGTCTGGGGAGGAGAGCTACAACCTGGACTCCGTGGCCAAAAATGGATTGG GTCTGGAGCTGGGCCCCCAGCCACAGGGTGTGCTGCGGGCTGACATTTTCTCTAGGATGAGGACCCTGGTGGCCACAGTTCTGGACTTCATCGAACTCTTCAACCAGG GTACGGCCTTTCCTGCCTTTGAGATGGAAGCCTATAGACCCGTGGGCGTCGTGGACTTCCCCCGCACTGAGGCCGGGAACCTGGCAGGCACTGTGcatcctcagctgcag acaagaaagcTGAAAaacagaggttaa